Genomic window (Megamonas funiformis):
GATAATTCCAAAAACAAATGCTGATGGTGAAGCTTTAGGTTATATCAATTTTGAACAAGCCTTAGCTCATTCTGATAACGTTTATTTCTACGAAATGGGTAACCGTTTAGGCATTGATAGATTAGCAAAATGGGCTCGTATCTTTGGTATTGGTGAAAAAACAGGCATAGACTTACCATATGAAGCAGTAGGTAATGTTGCTTGCCCTGAATACAAACGTAAGGTATTTGATGAAGATTGGTATCTTGCTGAAACATTTGACGCTTCTATAGGTCAAGGGTTCACACTTGCTACACCATTACAAATGGCTTTAGTTATGAGTGAAGCTGCTAATGGTGGTAAAAAATATCGCCCATATTTAGTAAAAGATATCATAGCTCTAGATGGTACGGTAATCAAACATTTTGATCCAGTAGTTGAACGTGATTTAAATATTGATCCATCTGTTATCAGTCTTGTTCAAGAAGGTCTACATGAAGTTAGTACTGTCGGTACAGCAGCTGCCATGTTTAAAGACTTCCCTGTACCAATTGCTGGTAAAACAGGTACTGCCGAAAACTCTCATGGTCGTGATCATGGTTGGTTTGTAGCCTACGGTCCATTTGATAATCCTAATATTGCTGTAGCTGTTATCGTAGAAAATGCAGGTTATGGTGCTACTTCTGCCGTACCTATTGGATATAAAATTCTAAGTGCTGCTTTTGGTTTAGATAAGCCAAAAACTCCAGAAAATCAACCAGCTCCTGCACAATAATAATAATAAAATGAAGTGATTATATGAATGAATTAATAACGTTTAAAGGTTCTAATGATGGCTTAATTTTAGTCATAACAAAAAAAGCTAATTTCAATCAAATTAAAGAAGCATTAAGTAAAAAATTAGCTTCTTGTTCCAATTTTTTTGAAGCTAATACTACTATATTGCTCAAAGATGATAAATTCTCTCAAGAAGAGCAAAATATATTAGCTGATATCTTAAAACAATATCAATTAAATTTAAAAATTGTAACTGTTGACAAGACAGCTACAAACCAACATTGTTCAGCACAAAATCCGCCATTAATCATCAAACGCACTGTACGTGGAGGCGAAGAAATTTTTTCTAAAGGCTCTATCGTCATTGAAGGAAATGTCAATCCTGGTGCTAAAATCATAGCTGGTGGAAATATTGATATTCATGGTCATTGTCGTGGCATTGTCTATGCTGGAGCCTATGGCGATATTAATTCTTATATAATTGCTGATAAATTATCGCCACTGCAAATACGTATAGCACATTTAATTGCTAGAGCACCAGATAATAGTGAAAATATTACTGATAATAAAAAATCATCAACTCCTGAAAAAGCTATTATCTGTGATAATACCATTATCCTAGAGCCATTCAATCGAGAAAATTAATTTGCACAAAGTAAAAGTATATAATTGTAAAGAGAGGTGCTTTTCTGTTTGTCTTGTAGTGCAAAAAGGCAACAGTAATCTTATATGACCCAAACTAATACAAATTGTAAAATCATTGTTATTACTTCTGGTAAAGGTGGTGTAGGCAAAACTACTACTACAGCCAATATAGGTGCTGGTCTTGCCATGAAAGGATATAAAGTCGCACTTATTGATACAGATACAGGGCTTCGCAATCTTGACTTATTATTAGGTTTAGAAAATCGCATTATGTATGATTTAGTAGATGTAACATCTGGTAAAATTCCTTACAAAAAAGCCCTTGTTCGCCATAAAAAATATGAGACATTATTCTTATTGCCTACATCTCAGACAAAAGATAAACTCGCCGTATCTCCTGAACAAGTTGTCGCTTTATGTTCAGAAATGAGTGCAGATTTTGATTTCATCTTGATTGACTGCCCTGCTGGTATTGAACAAGGTTTCAAAACAGCTGTAGCCGCTGCTGATATCGCTTTAGTTGTTACTATGCCTGAAATCTCTGCTGTTCGTGATGCCGATAAAATTATTGGTGAATTGAACCGCGCTGATAAAGAAAATATCTTATTAATCGTCAACAGAATTCGTCCTGATATGGTAGCTAAAGGTGAAATGCTAGACCTTGATGATATCAACGATATCTTAGCTATAAAATGTATCGGTCAAATTCCAGATGATGAAATGGTCGTATCTTCTACTAACCGTGGTGAACCTGTAATTGCTAATACAAAATCTCAAGCTGGTATAGCTTATCAAAATATCACTAGACGTCTTTGTGGTGAAGATGTTCCATTTATGACTTTCCGTACTAAAGAGTCTTTCTTTGATAGATTAAAAAAATTATTTTAATTAAGGAGAGCATAATATTATGTTTGAGGTTGTAATGAAATTATTAAATAGAAATCAAAAAACATCTAAAGAAATTGCTAAAGATAGATTAAAAGTCGTATTAATTCATGACCGTGCTAATATTTCTCCTGAAGTTATGCAAGCTTTAAAAAACGATATAATTGAGGTAATTTCTCATTACATGGATATAAATAAAAATGAAATGGAAATTTCTTTGGAAAATGATGATAATTCTGTTGCATTATTAGCTAATATCCCTGTAAATCGCATTAAAAATCAAGCTAAAAGATAGATAAATTATAGGCAAGCATTTATTTTTAATAAGTGCTTGTCCTTTTATTTTTTACTCAATATTTATCATCTATTTATTAGATTAGTATTTATTGCTTTGCTTTACACTTCATCTAAAAAAATGGTACAATATAACATAATGATTATCAAATTATCCCATATTAATGAGGTTTATATTAATGAACAAATTCCATAAAAGACTTTGTGTCTTAATTTTTTTCGTATCTGTGATTTCTGCTGGAGTCATTTATTTCACAGTGGATATTAATACTTTATCTAGTTTGACACAGTTCAATCCTCTAGCAATAATCGCAGCTTTGATTTCCATTAGCTTTGGTTTATTTTTAGATGGTTTAAGACTTGTCCAGTTAGTTAATATCTCCAACGAAAAAATCTCATTTTCACAAGCATTACATGTAGTATTTGGCAATTATTTCTTAGCACTGCTAACACCTGGTTTCAGCGGTGGTGCAATTGCTCAAGTACTCTTTTTACGTCATGCTGAAATACCTGTCGGAAAAGCCACTATAATTGTCATTGTCCGCACAATTTTATCCATCATGTTTTTAATCATGTGCATGCCGTTTATCTTCATGCATGATGCAGGTATAATCCCATGGATTTCTGATGAAACTTTAATGATTATCTCTAGTTTGGCTTTTTTAGTTATTTTGATGTTGATTTGGTGTTTCAAGCATAATTACTTAGATTATCTAGTAATTAAATTTGTTCGTCGACTTTCTTACAAAAAAGCAAAAGCATTTCTTTCTTTTTATCGAGATAATAAATTAGCTATAAAACTTTTATTAGCTTCTCCTTTAAAAATGCTTAAAGTCTATATTACGTCGGGCTTAAGTTTACTTTTTATCTATGCTATCGTACCAATTTTAATGTTTAGTTTAACTGATGATTTTGATGGTGTCTTAGCCATGGGACGTATGATAATTTTAAACATCTTACTTTACTTTTCTCCAACGCCAGGAGGTTCTGGTATCGCCGAAGGTGGTTTTATATTATTGTTTAACTCTATGTTACCAGAAGGTACTGTCGGTATTGTAGCTGTTACATGGCGCTTAATCGCTGAATATATACCTTTCCTCATTGGTTTTTACTATACAATTAAAGTCTTTGGTCGAGATTTTTTAAATAAACCACTTATAAAATAATCTTTTAAAATTTTATCTATGGAGGCAAATTTTATTTAATGGAAGACTTTAATGAACGCATAGTTTCTGGTGGCGAGATGGATATTGATAATTGGCAGTATTCTCTACGCCCTAAGAAATTACAAGAATATATAGGACAAGATAAAGTCAAAGATAATTTATCTATTTTCATTCAAGCAGCTTTAAATCGCAATGAAGCTCTTGACCATGTACTTTTATACGGACCTCCTGGACTCGGTAAAACTACACTTGCCAATATTATCGCTAATGAAATGGGAGTAAACTTCCGTGTAACTTCTGGGCCAGCTATTGAGCGCTCTGGCGATTTAGCAGCACTACTTACGAACCTCACCGAAAAAGACGTATTATTTATTGATGAAATTCACCGTCTTTCTCATAGCGTAGAAGAAGTTTTATATTCCGCTATGGAAGATTTTGCCTTGGATATCATCATCGGTAAAGGGCCAAGCGCTCGCTCTATTCGTCTTGATATTGCGCCATTTACACTCATTGGAGCGACTACTAAAGCTGGTGCCTTAGCCTCTCCACTACGTGATCGCTTTGGTGTTATTTCTCGCCTAGAATATTACACACCTGAATCATTAGTTTTTATTATCAAGCGCTCCGCTGAAATCTTAAATATACCTATCGAAGATAGAGGAGCTTTGGAAATCGCACGTCGCTCTCGTGGAACACCTCGAGTAGCTAATCGCCTTTTAAAACGAGTTCGTGATTTCGCTCAAATAAAAGGCGACGGTATTATCACTGATGAAATCGCAGATACGGCTCTAGCTATGCTTGAAATTGACAAGATGGGGCTTGACCATATTGATCGCAATATTTTACTCACTATGATTAATAAATTTGGCGGTGGCCCTGTCGGTCTTGAAACATTAGCTGCAGCAGTAAGCGAAGAAACAGATACTATCGGTGATGTTTATGAGCCTTATTTACTTCAATTAGGCTTTATCAATCGCACTCCTAGAGGGCGAGTTGTTACCAAGCTTGGTTATGAACATCTTGGTTTGACAAAAACGGAATAATTTATATTTATTTAGGGAGTTTATAAATGAATATATTACTTCATATGTGTTGTGGTCCATGCGCTTGTTATCCAGTGCCAAAACTTCGTTCAGAAGGTCATGATATTACAGGATATTTTTTCAATCCTAATATTCACCCTTATAAAGAATTTAAGCACCGTTTAACAACTGCACAAGAATATGCACAAAAAGTTGATTTAAAACTTATCGTAGATACAAATTATCAATTACGAGATTTTTTACAACGTGCTTTAACTATCGAAAAAAATACAGATGGTCTTAATTTAGATAATCGACGCTGCCGTATGTGTTATGCTTGGCGACTTCATCAAACAGCAATTTATGCTAAAGAAAATAATTTTGATGCATTCTCATCAACTTTATTTGTCAGTCCTTATCAAAACCATGAAATGATGAAAGATGTCGCTCAAAAAATTTCTCAAGCGGTAGGTATTCCTTTCTTCTATGAAGATTTTCGACCAGGATTTGCTGAAGGAACACAAACAAGCATTGATTTAGAATTATATCGTCAGCCTTATTGTGGTTGTATCTTCAGTGAAGAAGAACGTTATTCCAATTCTTTCAAGAAAAAACGCAAAAAAAAATTAAAAGCTCTCTTTAATGAGCAAAATAATAAATGATGTGATGGGGTTTTTATGATATCTATTACTACTGCAACAGCTGATGATTTAATAACTCTTGCAGATATTGAGCAAATATGTTTTTCATCCCAAGAAAGTGCTAGTTTAAATACTTTAAAATCTAGATTTGATGTATTTCCTAATCATTTCTTAGTAGCCAAAATTCATAAACATGATGATAATGAAATTATAGGTTTTGTCAATGGTATGGTAACTGATGAAGAAACTATTACTGATGAAATGTATACAAATGCTAAACTTCATCAACCTCAAGGAAAGTATCAAACAATCTTTGGTATTGATGTATTGCCATCTTATCAACATTTAGGCATTGCAACTAAATTAATGAAAAATCTTATTGAAAAGGCTCAAAAAGAAAAACGCACTGGAATTATTTTATGCTGTAAACATCAACTTATTCCATTTTATGAACAATTTGGATTTCAAAATTTAGGTATTTCTAAATCTACACATGGTGGCGTTGTCTGGTATGACATGCTCCTAAATATATAAAAAATCCTCTATAGTTAGTGATGAATAATTCATTTAACTATAGAGGATTTTTTTATACTGCTTTATTTACTTTTAACATTTTCTCCTTTGGTGATTTTTTTATTCCCGCAAAAAAGAAACCTATACTCAATACAGTGAATAAAATGCCACCTAAAACTACATTATTTATACCAAATTCATCAATGAAAATACCACATACAAAAGCTGCTATACAAGTACCTACATTTGTAGCTACTAAAAATAAAGCATTAGCAAAATCAGGCACATTAGATGCCACTCTTGTTATCCAATACTGATTAATATTAGCAGCACAACCCACGAGTATTCCCCAGATTAAAACTATACCCATGATTACAAAACCCATATTGCCTAAAAATAGCATTACTAAAAATAATACTGTTAACAAAAATGGATATATCCCTACAAATGAAAGTGGTCTTTGGCTTAATAATCTACCAGCAATAACATTGCCTAAAATATTCGCTAAACCGAAAATCAAAAGTGTAATGCTCACAAATTCTGTGGATAATAGCGATACTCTTTCTAAATAATCGGCTAAATAACTATATACACCAAAATTTGCACCATTTAATAAAATTACAGCTATCAAAGCCCACCATAAATTAATATCTTTTAAAATTTTGAGCTGAGAGCCATAAGACATTTTTTCTTTGACTGGCATAGATGGTACATATATTATTGTCAATGCTAAAGCGATTAAATTCACCAAAGCAAAAGCAAGCATAGCTATTTCTAAAGAAAATAAATTTGCAATATAACTCATAACTGGTACACCAAGCACCATACCAGCTGAAACACCAACCATTACTTTTGCTACTGCCTTAGGTGCTTCTTTTTCTGATACAGATGAAGAAGCTATAGCAAAAGATAATGAAACATATACAGGGTGTAAAAATGCAGGCACTACTCTTGCCACTAATACAAGCCAAAAACTTCCTGCAAAAGCAGATATCACATTACAAACAAAAAAAGTTCCCAAAGATATTATCATAATCGTTTTGCGATTATATTTAGATAATAATAAAGGTAATATCGGACCAGACACAGCTACTGCTAAAGCAAATAAGCTAACTAATAAACCAGCCACAGATATTTCTATATTATAAGTACTTGCAACTATTGGCAATATACCAATGACACCCATCTCCGTATTTAAGATACTAAATACGCCTATAGTCAAAATAAATACGATTAAATTATTCTTAGTCATAATTTCGCTCCTAAATACATCTTGAAAATATCAATAAACTATTTTATTTATTCAAAGCTTTATTTAAAACTTTTACATATTCATTGACTACATCTTTTGCATATTGTGTATCAGGTGCAATCACTTCAAAAGCATGATACGCTCCTGGATAAACATGTAATTCTGCTGGCACACCTGCTTGAGCTAATCTTGCCATATAATTTATAGTATCATCTCTAAATGGGTCTAAATTACCTACACAAGAATATGCTGGTGGCAAACCTGTCAAATCTTTTGCTCTAGCTGGAGCCATATAATAAGACACTTCATCTGTTCCTGCTAAATCACCAATATAAGCATGCCATGCGTATTTATTAGCTACATTATTCCAAACTCGCAAATCTATATTTTCTTGACTTGCTGGCGTCTGAAATCTATCGTCAATCATTGGATAAAGAGGCATTTGAAAAGCTAATTTATATTCGCCTTTATCTCTAGCCATTAAAGCAGTAGCTGCACATAATCCGCCACCTGCACTAGCACCAGCTACAGCAATTCTCTCCTTATCTACACCTAATTTATCTGCATTTTTAAATAAATAACCTAAAGCTGTATAACAGTCATTTAAACTAGCTGGATATTTATTTTCAGGCGCTAATCTATAATCTACAGCTACAACTACTGCACCTACTTCTTTAGCAAAGCGAATACTTTGCATCTCATCTTGTTCAGGCACACCAAATAAATATCCACCACCATGTATCCACAAAATACCAGCTAAATTATCTTGTTTATTCACTGGCTTATAAATGCGCAAACGTAAATCCTTATCACTATCAGGATTTTCTACATATACATCATATACATTTACATTTTCATCTTTCGGCAAATCCTTAGAACCAACTAAATTATTGAATAAATCCTTATATCCTTGCACACCAGTTTTAGCAAAATCCATCTCTCTACTTTGTTTTAATGCTGGTAATAATTCTTTATCTGTTCTTGCTTCTGTATCTGATATATCTTTTGCCAATGCACTAACAGACATCATCAAAATTAAATAACATCATAATATTATTTTCATACATAATTTCATCTTTTATCGCTCCCTTTTATTTATATTATTTTTGATTAAAAATTACTTCCAATTTCACTTACCAATAAAAAAGAGAAGTAACTCTACTTCTCTTTCTCACTAACAAATACTACGTTAAATACTTAATTACTTTAAAATTCTTTTAAGTAAATTTTTTATTTCTTATAAATTATCTTTAAAGAACTCTGTTAATTTTGCAAATGGAATTACATCTGTTCTATCATATAAATCCACATGACCTGCATTCGGCACAATATATAATTCTTTTGGCTCTGCTGC
Coding sequences:
- a CDS encoding septum site-determining protein MinC → MNELITFKGSNDGLILVITKKANFNQIKEALSKKLASCSNFFEANTTILLKDDKFSQEEQNILADILKQYQLNLKIVTVDKTATNQHCSAQNPPLIIKRTVRGGEEIFSKGSIVIEGNVNPGAKIIAGGNIDIHGHCRGIVYAGAYGDINSYIIADKLSPLQIRIAHLIARAPDNSENITDNKKSSTPEKAIICDNTIILEPFNREN
- the minD gene encoding septum site-determining protein MinD, producing the protein MTQTNTNCKIIVITSGKGGVGKTTTTANIGAGLAMKGYKVALIDTDTGLRNLDLLLGLENRIMYDLVDVTSGKIPYKKALVRHKKYETLFLLPTSQTKDKLAVSPEQVVALCSEMSADFDFILIDCPAGIEQGFKTAVAAADIALVVTMPEISAVRDADKIIGELNRADKENILLIVNRIRPDMVAKGEMLDLDDINDILAIKCIGQIPDDEMVVSSTNRGEPVIANTKSQAGIAYQNITRRLCGEDVPFMTFRTKESFFDRLKKLF
- the minE gene encoding cell division topological specificity factor MinE, coding for MFEVVMKLLNRNQKTSKEIAKDRLKVVLIHDRANISPEVMQALKNDIIEVISHYMDINKNEMEISLENDDNSVALLANIPVNRIKNQAKR
- a CDS encoding lysylphosphatidylglycerol synthase transmembrane domain-containing protein translates to MNKFHKRLCVLIFFVSVISAGVIYFTVDINTLSSLTQFNPLAIIAALISISFGLFLDGLRLVQLVNISNEKISFSQALHVVFGNYFLALLTPGFSGGAIAQVLFLRHAEIPVGKATIIVIVRTILSIMFLIMCMPFIFMHDAGIIPWISDETLMIISSLAFLVILMLIWCFKHNYLDYLVIKFVRRLSYKKAKAFLSFYRDNKLAIKLLLASPLKMLKVYITSGLSLLFIYAIVPILMFSLTDDFDGVLAMGRMIILNILLYFSPTPGGSGIAEGGFILLFNSMLPEGTVGIVAVTWRLIAEYIPFLIGFYYTIKVFGRDFLNKPLIK
- the ruvB gene encoding Holliday junction branch migration DNA helicase RuvB, with protein sequence MEDFNERIVSGGEMDIDNWQYSLRPKKLQEYIGQDKVKDNLSIFIQAALNRNEALDHVLLYGPPGLGKTTLANIIANEMGVNFRVTSGPAIERSGDLAALLTNLTEKDVLFIDEIHRLSHSVEEVLYSAMEDFALDIIIGKGPSARSIRLDIAPFTLIGATTKAGALASPLRDRFGVISRLEYYTPESLVFIIKRSAEILNIPIEDRGALEIARRSRGTPRVANRLLKRVRDFAQIKGDGIITDEIADTALAMLEIDKMGLDHIDRNILLTMINKFGGGPVGLETLAAAVSEETDTIGDVYEPYLLQLGFINRTPRGRVVTKLGYEHLGLTKTE
- a CDS encoding epoxyqueuosine reductase QueH codes for the protein MNILLHMCCGPCACYPVPKLRSEGHDITGYFFNPNIHPYKEFKHRLTTAQEYAQKVDLKLIVDTNYQLRDFLQRALTIEKNTDGLNLDNRRCRMCYAWRLHQTAIYAKENNFDAFSSTLFVSPYQNHEMMKDVAQKISQAVGIPFFYEDFRPGFAEGTQTSIDLELYRQPYCGCIFSEEERYSNSFKKKRKKKLKALFNEQNNK
- a CDS encoding GNAT family N-acetyltransferase codes for the protein MISITTATADDLITLADIEQICFSSQESASLNTLKSRFDVFPNHFLVAKIHKHDDNEIIGFVNGMVTDEETITDEMYTNAKLHQPQGKYQTIFGIDVLPSYQHLGIATKLMKNLIEKAQKEKRTGIILCCKHQLIPFYEQFGFQNLGISKSTHGGVVWYDMLLNI
- a CDS encoding MFS transporter, which translates into the protein MTKNNLIVFILTIGVFSILNTEMGVIGILPIVASTYNIEISVAGLLVSLFALAVAVSGPILPLLLSKYNRKTIMIISLGTFFVCNVISAFAGSFWLVLVARVVPAFLHPVYVSLSFAIASSSVSEKEAPKAVAKVMVGVSAGMVLGVPVMSYIANLFSLEIAMLAFALVNLIALALTIIYVPSMPVKEKMSYGSQLKILKDINLWWALIAVILLNGANFGVYSYLADYLERVSLLSTEFVSITLLIFGLANILGNVIAGRLLSQRPLSFVGIYPFLLTVLFLVMLFLGNMGFVIMGIVLIWGILVGCAANINQYWITRVASNVPDFANALFLVATNVGTCIAAFVCGIFIDEFGINNVVLGGILFTVLSIGFFFAGIKKSPKEKMLKVNKAV
- a CDS encoding alpha/beta hydrolase, whose amino-acid sequence is MMSVSALAKDISDTEARTDKELLPALKQSREMDFAKTGVQGYKDLFNNLVGSKDLPKDENVNVYDVYVENPDSDKDLRLRIYKPVNKQDNLAGILWIHGGGYLFGVPEQDEMQSIRFAKEVGAVVVAVDYRLAPENKYPASLNDCYTALGYLFKNADKLGVDKERIAVAGASAGGGLCAATALMARDKGEYKLAFQMPLYPMIDDRFQTPASQENIDLRVWNNVANKYAWHAYIGDLAGTDEVSYYMAPARAKDLTGLPPAYSCVGNLDPFRDDTINYMARLAQAGVPAELHVYPGAYHAFEVIAPDTQYAKDVVNEYVKVLNKALNK